From one Flavobacteriales bacterium genomic stretch:
- the sppA gene encoding signal peptide peptidase SppA: protein MGQFLKFMFASMLGTLLIGVVLIVLFFGMLAAAAAGLGSKGKPTKIKDGSVLQLTLDNELVDRGDDEQMDFDFGPFQGESKTGLNQVLAALDQAKSDEKIEGIFLDLTSVNSGFATLREIRNKIMEFKKESGKPVVAWAEFYTQGSYYLATAADQVYLQPKGMLDYRGLQSEYMFLKGLFDKLDIDMQFIRGSNNKFKSFGEVYTEEEMSPANRAQIELILRGLWADHRSAVSEKTGLSANELDTIANTFAAKDDEAARDLKLVDALMYRDELLADIKERMSLDKEKDIAFVSLGKYLRTDDEKEEEGDAKTKLAVIYAEGGISSGEGDDGIGSTSLSATIREAREDSAVKAIVLRVNSPGGSGLASEVIWREVKLAAEAKPVVVSMGDVAASGGYYISCPATKIYAEPTTITGSIGVFGLIPNMQGFFKNKLGITFDGAKTHEYADMMTVSRPLTETEKRMMQQWVDDFYDGFVERVAEGRKLTTAQVDSIGQGRVWTGADAKERGLVDELGGLEDAIRAAATLAGISDYLKVDLPEQEDFLKKLLKDLNTETKAWVAREYLGEDAKLLKEYQRAREAKEQTGILARMPYDLIIQ from the coding sequence ATGGGACAGTTCCTCAAATTCATGTTCGCCTCCATGCTGGGCACCCTGCTCATCGGCGTGGTGCTCATCGTCCTCTTCTTCGGCATGCTGGCCGCTGCGGCCGCCGGCCTGGGCAGCAAGGGCAAGCCCACCAAGATCAAGGATGGCTCCGTGCTGCAGCTCACGCTCGACAACGAGCTCGTGGACCGCGGCGACGACGAGCAGATGGATTTCGACTTCGGCCCCTTCCAAGGCGAATCGAAGACCGGCCTAAACCAGGTGCTCGCTGCCTTGGATCAAGCCAAGTCCGATGAGAAGATCGAGGGCATCTTCCTTGACCTCACCAGCGTGAACTCCGGCTTCGCCACACTGCGCGAGATCCGCAACAAGATCATGGAGTTCAAAAAGGAGAGCGGCAAGCCCGTGGTGGCCTGGGCCGAGTTCTACACCCAGGGCAGCTACTACCTGGCCACCGCCGCCGATCAGGTGTACCTGCAGCCCAAGGGCATGCTCGACTACCGTGGCCTGCAGAGCGAGTACATGTTCCTCAAAGGGCTCTTCGACAAGCTCGACATCGACATGCAGTTCATCCGCGGCAGCAACAACAAGTTCAAGAGCTTCGGCGAGGTGTACACCGAGGAAGAGATGAGCCCGGCCAACCGTGCGCAGATCGAATTGATCCTGCGCGGGCTCTGGGCCGATCACCGCTCGGCCGTGAGCGAGAAGACGGGCCTGAGCGCCAATGAGCTCGATACCATCGCCAACACCTTCGCCGCGAAGGACGACGAGGCCGCACGCGACCTGAAACTGGTGGATGCGCTCATGTACCGCGACGAGCTGCTCGCCGACATCAAGGAACGCATGAGCCTCGACAAGGAGAAGGACATCGCTTTCGTGAGCCTGGGCAAGTACCTGCGCACCGACGATGAGAAGGAGGAGGAAGGCGATGCCAAGACCAAGCTCGCGGTGATCTATGCCGAAGGCGGCATCTCCAGCGGCGAAGGCGACGACGGCATCGGCAGCACCTCGCTCTCCGCCACCATCCGCGAGGCGCGCGAGGACAGTGCCGTGAAAGCCATCGTGCTGCGCGTGAACAGCCCCGGAGGCAGCGGCCTGGCCAGTGAGGTGATCTGGCGCGAGGTGAAGCTCGCCGCCGAAGCGAAGCCCGTGGTGGTGAGCATGGGCGATGTGGCGGCCAGCGGGGGCTACTACATCAGCTGCCCGGCCACCAAGATCTACGCGGAGCCCACCACCATCACCGGCAGCATCGGCGTGTTCGGCCTCATCCCCAACATGCAGGGCTTCTTCAAGAACAAGCTGGGCATCACCTTCGACGGCGCCAAGACGCACGAGTACGCCGACATGATGACCGTGAGCCGACCCTTGACCGAGACCGAGAAGCGCATGATGCAGCAATGGGTCGATGACTTCTATGATGGTTTCGTGGAGCGCGTGGCCGAGGGCCGCAAGCTCACCACCGCTCAAGTGGACAGCATCGGTCAGGGCCGCGTATGGACCGGCGCCGACGCCAAGGAGCGCGGATTGGTGGACGAGCTCGGCGGCTTGGAGGATGCCATTCGTGCCGCCGCCACGCTGGCCGGGATCAGCGACTACCTCAAGGTGGATCTGCCCGAACAGGAGGACTTCCTGAAGAAATTGCTGAAGGACCTCAACACCGAGACCAAGGCCTGGGTGGCGCGCGAGTACCTCGGCGAAGATGCCAAGCTCTTGAAGGAGTATCAGCGCGCACGCGAAGCCAAGGAGCAGACCGGCATCCTGGCCCGCATGCCCTACGACCTGATCATCCAATAG
- a CDS encoding DUF2797 domain-containing protein, with protein MRSALAPDGTVRYALPFDPPIDLSALVGQPLTLRATGVLSCVSCGKRVKKLFQQGFCYPCLVSAPEAAECIVHPELCRAHLGEGRDPQWEQDHHNTEHVVYLSFTGNVKVGVTRATQVPTRWIDQGAVAALEIARVPYRQLAGLIEVDLKRIFADKTNWRAMLKEVKPDDSALRAARAQAIGALRADLQEHLLHDSEPQAIHYPVLAYPPKVTSLSFEKQPVIGGTLMGIKGQYLLWEDGRVVNIRNQSGVHVVVES; from the coding sequence ATGCGCTCCGCACTGGCGCCCGATGGCACCGTGCGCTACGCCTTGCCCTTCGACCCGCCGATCGATCTGAGCGCTCTGGTTGGACAACCGTTGACCCTGCGCGCCACGGGCGTGCTGAGCTGCGTGAGCTGCGGCAAGCGCGTGAAGAAGCTCTTCCAGCAGGGCTTTTGCTACCCGTGCCTGGTGAGCGCTCCGGAGGCCGCGGAGTGCATCGTGCATCCCGAGCTGTGCCGCGCGCACCTCGGCGAGGGCCGTGATCCGCAATGGGAGCAGGACCATCACAACACCGAGCATGTGGTCTATCTGAGCTTCACCGGCAATGTGAAGGTGGGCGTCACGCGCGCCACCCAAGTGCCCACGCGGTGGATCGATCAAGGCGCGGTAGCGGCGCTGGAGATCGCCCGTGTTCCTTACCGCCAGCTCGCCGGCCTCATCGAGGTTGACCTCAAGCGCATTTTCGCTGATAAGACCAACTGGCGCGCGATGCTGAAGGAGGTGAAGCCCGATGACAGTGCATTGCGGGCCGCACGAGCGCAGGCTATCGGCGCTTTGCGCGCCGATCTGCAGGAGCACTTGCTGCACGATTCGGAGCCGCAGGCGATCCACTACCCGGTGCTCGCTTATCCGCCGAAGGTCACAAGCCTATCCTTCGAGAAGCAGCCGGTGATCGGCGGCACCCTCATGGGCATCAAGGGCCAGTACCTGCTCTGGGAGGATGGCCGTGTGGTGAACATCCGCAACCAGAGCGGGGTGCATGTGGTTGTTGAAAGTTGA
- the folK gene encoding 2-amino-4-hydroxy-6-hydroxymethyldihydropteridine diphosphokinase, which produces MTVPYEALLLLGGNIGEVKATLGRAERMIEARAGAILSRSRDHWTEPWGFTDERLFLNRALIIGTQHDPQQLMAALLGIEAELGRTREPQERCTARSIDIDILLIGDRVIEGPGLIVPHPRMHERAFALEPAADIAPHWVHPVLGRTVYQLAGEVRFRG; this is translated from the coding sequence ATGACGGTTCCGTATGAGGCTCTGCTGCTTTTGGGCGGAAACATCGGCGAGGTAAAGGCGACACTCGGTCGGGCCGAGCGCATGATTGAGGCCCGTGCAGGCGCCATCCTGTCGCGCAGCCGCGACCATTGGACCGAGCCTTGGGGTTTCACGGACGAGCGGCTCTTCCTGAACCGGGCGCTGATCATCGGCACGCAGCACGATCCGCAGCAGTTGATGGCCGCGCTGCTCGGCATCGAGGCCGAACTGGGCCGCACGCGCGAGCCGCAGGAGCGCTGCACGGCGCGGAGCATCGACATCGACATCCTGCTCATCGGCGATCGGGTCATCGAGGGGCCCGGGCTCATTGTTCCGCATCCGCGGATGCACGAGCGGGCCTTCGCCTTGGAGCCCGCCGCCGACATCGCGCCGCACTGGGTGCATCCGGTGCTGGGCCGCACGGTGTACCAGCTTGCCGGGGAGGTCCGGTTCCGCGGCTGA
- a CDS encoding T9SS type A sorting domain-containing protein, whose amino-acid sequence MNAARKLVLGLLLSPSLTMGQSIVAAEYFVDADPGVGNAIAFSLAPGDSTTTALNVPLGALPLGMHRIGVRHRDADGHWSHALARPVYVHSVSFANPPAAPITSAEYFVDTDPGVGNGAAFALSPGDSTTTAFTIDASALTPGFHRICARHKDADGQWSHILSQSLYIFSAGFTNPPTAAIAAAEYFIDSDPGVGNGIAFAVIPGDSTTTNLVVDVSALLPGMHRVCVRQKDATGKWGLAFTRSLYIFNPGFENPANAPITGGEYYFDTDPGVGNGTAFAVTPGDSTITNAVVDVSALTPGFHLIGLRHKDANGRWGHALTRSIFIVNPAFTNPATGPITAGEYFVDTDPGVGNGNAFPVVQGDSTTTATVIDLSALSAGFHRIGVRHKDITGKWGLAAHQSVYVFPSFFANAANAPLVAGEYFFDTDPGNGNASGFTVTSADSVVHALTSIDLTGFSLGFHYFCARFRDANGKWGQAQARPAFIYPDPAGALELVVGEYYFDSDPGQGAGIAFATGAPADSIDVNVVLATGALPPGQHRVGLRVRDSGARWSHSETRPFEVEDGGSAYRTINSGDWSDPAIWERHNGVSWVAAGSPPSHVSGTITVRSTHTVNVNAATTMDEVLVESGGAIVVASTATVMDGVGFDVDVLGSLTITTGGLLTGTGTVRIVHQFFWTGGETGAGITLSIASSGTATMNCACTLVHGGVIQNAGTWTVLNGNLHGTGSFSNLASGVISIQGAQDINNAWAVALTNAGSVQVNVATYYTFTTSIFVNQGGSVSVLTGDIWVNGFTNTGSIACASSSVVRIVGGSFINNAGGSVSGGAIVVAGGNLVVNAALNILHLYVLNGTVSGAGGVYVLGGGTLTCTGGSISAGCAIDIAVTATVNFNAPTVFYNYGSINLGGIWNHVSGSLHGNGSVTVLSTAVVNITGVWDPYDSWQNALVCHGAINVNVPIAFAFTGQVDVEVSGVVTVVNGVLWTYGFNNGGTLVCLGSSVLRISGGVFVHEVGGSTSTAGIILAGGTLIAQAPLDILHLWLEGGLLQGPQPINVITGGTFTWTGGTIHASCVLNLAVGVVSVFNTTVSVYCYGVIYNGGTWSFNGGNLVGSGAFHNLATAVFTINGVLDIDLSWELVFYNAGIVNKSTALVFTHYGGAFHNLAGGVVNVLVGEYRFKGGYYNYGIIATTGPALLCGCGGTFYNENGGEASNGRVVIRNASLVVNWALDVKHFELEDGAQVFGPLEVKVIDGGTFKWIGGTIEASAIIDIAINVVTTFNPVASVFCHGVIHHRGTWNFNGGDLKGDGTFHNYLGAIVYIYGVLDFDLSWRLLVYNAGEFRKMNGGIFTHYATYFHNLAGGLVHIIDGEYRFKGGFYNYGNITYAGLGKLCGCGGTFYNENGGEASNGRVVIRDASLVVNWDFDVKDFELEDGAQVFGPFMVKVINGGTFKWIGGTIEASAIIDIAINVITTFNPTVSVFCHGVIHHRGTWNFEGGKLWGNGLFNNLSAGLIMITGTSDPADSWRIALNNAGIYRMNCGCLFRHQSGAFTNLVGGKIEVLQGTLVLDGVFIGDQFGEIHVSLGAVLDLTAAVDWKGEAVICHGLLQCPDFRFKASVAQVMGGDGTYTNVRIDNAAGIDLQGNVRVSMTARLGNGVIRHGLYGFSLENPTAGALIGGSALSYFVCDGIGRFRRAINGANCFYPVGTASKFCPITLSMMSGPQDVCGVRVRPTVNTSYGAIGVETGTTVSNNVVGCTWVLDEATPGSNTFDAIVEWEGSHELSGFTRPNCTVAYYTIGGWATGIYGPASGTDPYTRIIIGLSNPREICVADPSADLGGDAVDCLGAIGGSALPGTPCDDNDNGTTADTWTANCDCEGTPIPTCTTDLDFVYQADGNDDLTWQIFEQGTNTLMQSGGGALIGNGSEATCLPDGCYYLVVTDGGGDGIVNGGYLLKINSSVRLIDNLYGTFGEGGFTSGGTSQIAANEGFCLPVGTDRLIYTSCDKRDWKVSPCGGEFVVANANQDVSDEYGVNNANSGYQMWWYTPNGGYSFKRFQSHNTSNGLPASATRAAHFQLNAWLGNQLTEGGFYNVKVRGRINGNYNSWGPACRLVVNSAEAQCPRTKLMDLPGNQYLSCGQSRAIGASIYVHAKPVRRMNNNCNWVNANRYQFRFRILSENITIVKTSATGQYWVNTNGLACNKTYEVDVRASFNNGSTWCHSSDPYGDVCQLTTTCSFGMAEESSSTTANEARVAMYPNPNNGDQVRLSLSSVEEGVESINVDIYDAFGKRVAQRTIRVQDGVVNTTIALNGELANGMYLVSIAAGSAIHTERLVIQK is encoded by the coding sequence ATGAACGCGGCGCGCAAGCTCGTGCTCGGACTGCTCCTTAGTCCGAGCCTGACGATGGGTCAATCCATCGTGGCAGCGGAGTACTTCGTGGATGCCGATCCGGGCGTGGGCAACGCGATCGCCTTCAGCTTGGCCCCCGGCGACAGCACCACCACAGCACTGAACGTACCGCTGGGCGCGCTGCCCTTGGGCATGCATCGCATCGGCGTGCGCCACCGCGATGCCGATGGCCACTGGAGCCATGCGCTGGCACGTCCGGTCTATGTCCATTCGGTGAGCTTCGCGAATCCGCCGGCAGCACCGATCACGAGCGCGGAGTACTTCGTTGATACCGACCCCGGCGTCGGCAATGGCGCGGCCTTCGCGCTCTCGCCCGGCGACAGCACCACCACCGCATTCACCATCGATGCCAGCGCATTGACGCCCGGCTTCCACCGCATTTGCGCGCGGCACAAGGATGCTGATGGGCAATGGAGCCACATCCTCAGCCAGAGCCTCTACATCTTCAGCGCCGGCTTCACCAATCCGCCAACCGCGGCGATCGCGGCGGCTGAGTACTTCATCGATAGCGATCCCGGCGTGGGCAACGGCATCGCCTTCGCCGTCATTCCCGGCGATAGCACCACCACCAACCTGGTGGTTGATGTGAGCGCCTTGCTGCCCGGCATGCACCGGGTATGCGTGCGGCAGAAGGATGCCACTGGCAAATGGGGCCTCGCATTCACGCGCAGCCTGTACATCTTCAATCCGGGCTTCGAGAATCCTGCCAATGCTCCCATCACCGGAGGCGAGTACTACTTCGACACGGACCCCGGTGTGGGCAACGGAACCGCATTCGCGGTGACGCCCGGCGACAGCACGATCACCAATGCGGTGGTGGATGTGAGCGCATTGACTCCGGGCTTCCACCTGATCGGCCTGCGCCACAAGGACGCCAACGGCCGATGGGGCCACGCGCTCACACGCAGCATCTTCATCGTCAATCCCGCATTCACCAATCCCGCAACCGGGCCGATCACAGCGGGCGAGTACTTCGTGGATACCGATCCCGGCGTGGGCAACGGCAACGCTTTCCCCGTGGTTCAAGGCGATAGCACCACGACGGCCACTGTGATCGACCTCAGCGCCTTGTCTGCGGGCTTCCACCGGATCGGCGTTCGCCATAAGGACATCACCGGCAAATGGGGCCTTGCCGCGCACCAATCGGTCTATGTCTTTCCGTCCTTCTTCGCGAATGCGGCCAACGCACCCTTGGTGGCCGGCGAGTACTTCTTCGACACGGATCCCGGCAACGGCAATGCAAGCGGGTTCACGGTGACCTCTGCGGACAGCGTGGTCCATGCCCTCACGAGCATTGATCTCACCGGCTTTTCATTGGGCTTCCACTACTTCTGCGCGCGCTTCCGCGATGCGAATGGCAAATGGGGACAAGCCCAGGCTCGTCCGGCGTTCATCTATCCGGATCCGGCTGGCGCGCTCGAGCTGGTGGTTGGCGAATACTACTTCGACAGCGACCCCGGCCAGGGCGCAGGCATCGCGTTCGCCACAGGCGCTCCTGCTGATTCCATCGACGTGAACGTGGTGCTCGCAACGGGCGCCCTACCGCCCGGCCAGCATCGCGTGGGCCTGCGCGTGCGCGACAGCGGAGCGCGCTGGAGCCATTCCGAGACGCGCCCTTTCGAAGTGGAGGATGGCGGCTCAGCCTATCGCACGATCAACAGCGGCGACTGGTCCGACCCGGCGATCTGGGAACGGCACAACGGCGTCTCTTGGGTCGCAGCGGGTTCGCCGCCTTCGCATGTAAGCGGCACCATCACCGTGCGCAGCACGCACACCGTGAACGTGAACGCCGCAACCACCATGGATGAAGTACTCGTGGAGAGCGGCGGCGCAATCGTCGTGGCCTCCACCGCCACCGTGATGGATGGCGTAGGCTTCGATGTGGATGTGCTGGGCAGCCTCACCATCACCACCGGCGGTCTGCTCACCGGCACGGGAACGGTGCGTATCGTGCATCAGTTCTTCTGGACGGGCGGCGAGACCGGCGCGGGCATCACCCTCTCCATCGCTTCCTCCGGCACGGCCACCATGAACTGCGCGTGCACGCTGGTGCATGGCGGCGTGATCCAGAATGCAGGCACATGGACCGTGCTCAACGGCAACCTGCACGGCACGGGCAGCTTCAGCAACCTGGCTAGCGGTGTGATCAGCATCCAAGGCGCGCAGGACATCAACAACGCTTGGGCCGTAGCCCTCACCAACGCTGGCAGCGTGCAGGTGAACGTGGCCACCTATTACACCTTCACCACCTCCATCTTCGTGAATCAGGGCGGAAGCGTGAGCGTTCTGACCGGCGATATCTGGGTGAACGGCTTCACGAACACCGGCAGCATCGCCTGCGCCAGCAGCAGCGTGGTGCGCATCGTGGGCGGCAGCTTCATCAATAATGCGGGCGGCAGCGTGAGCGGCGGCGCCATCGTAGTGGCCGGAGGCAATCTGGTGGTGAACGCGGCGCTCAACATCCTGCACTTGTATGTGCTGAATGGCACGGTGAGCGGTGCGGGTGGCGTGTACGTGCTGGGCGGTGGCACCCTCACCTGCACCGGTGGGTCCATCAGCGCTGGCTGTGCGATCGACATCGCGGTGACGGCTACGGTCAACTTCAACGCACCGACGGTCTTCTACAACTACGGCAGCATCAACCTCGGCGGCATTTGGAACCACGTGAGCGGAAGCCTGCACGGCAACGGCAGCGTCACGGTGCTGAGCACGGCGGTGGTGAACATCACCGGCGTGTGGGATCCGTATGACAGCTGGCAGAACGCGCTGGTGTGCCACGGGGCCATCAATGTGAATGTGCCCATCGCCTTCGCCTTCACCGGCCAGGTGGATGTGGAAGTGAGCGGCGTGGTGACCGTGGTGAACGGCGTGCTCTGGACCTACGGTTTCAACAACGGAGGCACGCTCGTTTGCCTCGGCTCCTCAGTGCTGCGCATCTCGGGCGGCGTTTTCGTGCATGAGGTGGGCGGCAGCACCAGCACCGCGGGCATCATCCTCGCGGGCGGTACGCTCATCGCGCAGGCCCCGCTGGACATCCTGCACCTCTGGTTGGAGGGCGGATTGCTGCAGGGTCCGCAGCCGATCAACGTGATCACGGGCGGCACCTTCACATGGACGGGCGGCACCATCCACGCCTCTTGCGTGCTCAATCTCGCCGTTGGCGTGGTGAGTGTGTTCAACACCACCGTGAGTGTCTACTGCTACGGTGTCATCTACAACGGTGGCACGTGGAGCTTCAACGGCGGCAACCTGGTCGGAAGCGGCGCCTTCCACAACCTGGCAACGGCCGTATTCACGATCAACGGCGTGCTCGACATCGACCTCTCGTGGGAGCTGGTCTTCTACAACGCGGGAATCGTCAACAAGAGCACGGCGCTGGTGTTCACGCACTACGGCGGCGCCTTCCATAACCTGGCCGGCGGCGTGGTGAACGTGCTTGTGGGTGAATACCGCTTCAAGGGCGGCTACTACAATTACGGTATCATCGCCACCACCGGTCCGGCGCTGCTCTGCGGCTGCGGCGGCACCTTCTACAACGAGAACGGCGGCGAGGCCAGCAACGGCCGCGTGGTGATCCGCAACGCATCGCTCGTGGTGAACTGGGCCCTCGACGTGAAGCACTTCGAGCTGGAGGACGGCGCGCAGGTTTTCGGTCCGCTGGAGGTGAAGGTGATCGACGGCGGCACTTTCAAATGGATCGGCGGCACCATCGAGGCATCGGCCATCATCGACATCGCGATCAACGTGGTGACGACCTTCAATCCGGTGGCGAGCGTGTTCTGCCACGGCGTCATCCACCATCGCGGCACCTGGAACTTCAACGGCGGCGACCTGAAGGGCGACGGCACCTTCCACAACTACCTGGGCGCTATCGTGTACATCTACGGCGTGCTCGATTTCGACCTCTCGTGGCGACTTCTCGTGTACAACGCGGGTGAGTTCCGAAAGATGAATGGCGGCATCTTCACCCACTACGCCACCTACTTCCACAACCTCGCGGGCGGACTCGTTCACATCATTGATGGCGAGTACCGCTTCAAGGGCGGCTTCTACAACTACGGCAATATCACATACGCCGGCCTCGGCAAGCTCTGCGGCTGCGGCGGCACCTTCTACAACGAGAACGGCGGCGAGGCCAGCAACGGCCGCGTGGTGATCCGCGATGCTTCACTGGTGGTGAACTGGGATTTCGATGTGAAGGACTTTGAACTGGAGGACGGCGCGCAGGTCTTCGGTCCGTTCATGGTGAAGGTGATCAATGGCGGCACCTTCAAGTGGATCGGGGGAACCATCGAGGCATCGGCCATCATCGACATTGCGATCAACGTGATCACCACCTTCAACCCGACGGTGAGCGTGTTCTGTCATGGTGTGATCCACCATCGCGGCACATGGAACTTCGAGGGCGGCAAGCTCTGGGGCAACGGCTTGTTCAACAACTTGAGCGCCGGCTTGATCATGATCACCGGTACATCAGACCCAGCAGACTCGTGGCGCATTGCGTTGAATAATGCGGGCATCTACCGCATGAACTGTGGCTGCCTATTCCGTCACCAGTCTGGCGCGTTCACCAATCTGGTGGGCGGCAAGATCGAAGTGCTGCAGGGCACGCTGGTTCTTGATGGCGTCTTCATAGGCGACCAGTTCGGTGAGATCCATGTTTCGCTCGGCGCGGTGCTGGACCTCACCGCCGCCGTGGATTGGAAAGGCGAAGCGGTGATCTGCCACGGCCTTCTGCAGTGCCCTGACTTCCGCTTCAAAGCCAGCGTGGCACAGGTGATGGGCGGCGACGGCACCTACACGAATGTGCGCATCGACAATGCGGCCGGCATCGACCTTCAGGGCAACGTGCGCGTGAGCATGACCGCGCGACTGGGGAATGGAGTGATCCGGCATGGCTTGTACGGGTTCTCGTTGGAGAATCCGACGGCAGGCGCATTGATCGGAGGTAGCGCATTGAGCTACTTCGTGTGCGACGGCATAGGCCGCTTCCGCCGCGCGATCAATGGAGCCAACTGCTTCTATCCGGTGGGAACTGCCTCGAAGTTCTGCCCGATCACCTTGAGCATGATGAGCGGCCCACAGGACGTCTGCGGCGTGCGCGTGCGGCCCACGGTGAACACCTCGTATGGCGCCATTGGCGTGGAGACGGGCACCACCGTTTCGAACAATGTGGTGGGCTGCACTTGGGTGCTCGATGAGGCCACGCCGGGCAGCAACACCTTCGACGCAATCGTGGAATGGGAGGGCTCACATGAGCTGTCCGGTTTCACACGCCCCAACTGCACCGTAGCGTACTACACCATCGGCGGATGGGCGACTGGCATATACGGTCCAGCCAGCGGCACCGATCCGTACACGCGCATCATCATCGGCCTTTCTAATCCGCGCGAGATCTGTGTGGCAGACCCCAGTGCAGACCTCGGAGGTGACGCGGTGGATTGCCTCGGTGCAATCGGAGGAAGCGCATTGCCCGGAACGCCTTGTGACGACAACGACAACGGCACCACGGCTGACACCTGGACGGCGAATTGCGATTGCGAGGGCACACCGATCCCGACCTGCACCACCGACCTGGATTTCGTGTACCAAGCTGACGGCAACGACGACCTCACATGGCAGATCTTCGAGCAAGGCACCAACACGTTGATGCAGAGCGGCGGCGGCGCCCTGATCGGCAACGGCTCTGAAGCCACCTGCCTGCCCGACGGCTGCTACTACCTGGTGGTCACCGACGGTGGCGGCGACGGCATCGTGAACGGCGGCTACCTGCTGAAGATCAACAGCAGCGTGCGCTTGATCGATAACCTCTACGGCACCTTCGGCGAAGGCGGCTTCACCAGCGGCGGCACCAGCCAGATCGCGGCCAACGAGGGCTTCTGCCTGCCCGTGGGCACCGACCGCCTGATCTACACCAGCTGCGACAAGCGCGACTGGAAGGTCAGCCCCTGCGGCGGCGAGTTCGTGGTGGCCAATGCCAACCAGGACGTGAGCGATGAGTACGGCGTGAACAACGCCAACAGCGGCTACCAGATGTGGTGGTACACGCCCAATGGCGGCTACAGCTTCAAGCGCTTCCAGAGCCACAACACGAGCAACGGACTGCCTGCCAGCGCAACCCGCGCGGCCCACTTCCAGCTCAACGCATGGCTCGGCAATCAGCTCACCGAGGGCGGCTTCTACAACGTGAAGGTGCGCGGCCGCATCAATGGCAACTACAACAGCTGGGGCCCTGCCTGCCGCCTAGTGGTGAACAGCGCTGAGGCCCAGTGCCCCCGCACCAAGCTCATGGACCTGCCCGGCAACCAATACCTGAGCTGCGGACAGAGCCGTGCGATCGGCGCCAGCATCTACGTGCACGCCAAGCCGGTGCGCCGCATGAACAACAACTGCAACTGGGTGAATGCGAACCGCTACCAGTTCCGATTCCGCATCCTATCGGAGAACATCACCATCGTGAAGACCAGCGCCACCGGACAGTACTGGGTGAACACCAACGGCCTGGCCTGCAACAAGACCTACGAAGTGGATGTGCGCGCGAGCTTCAACAATGGCTCCACTTGGTGCCACAGCAGCGACCCCTACGGCGATGTGTGCCAGCTGACCACCACGTGCAGCTTCGGCATGGCTGAGGAGAGCAGCAGCACAACGGCTAACGAGGCCCGCGTGGCGATGTATCCGAACCCCAACAACGGCGACCAGGTGCGCTTGAGCCTGAGCAGCGTGGAGGAGGGCGTGGAGAGCATCAACGTGGACATCTACGATGCCTTCGGCAAGCGCGTGGCCCAGCGCACCATAAGGGTGCAGGACGGCGTCGTGAACACCACCATCGCCCTGAACGGGGAACTGGCCAACGGCATGTACCTGGTGAGCATCGCGGCCGGCAGCGCGATCCACACCGAGCGGCTGGTGATCCAGAAGTAA